From Macaca fascicularis isolate 582-1 chromosome 14, T2T-MFA8v1.1, a single genomic window includes:
- the LOC135967271 gene encoding LOW QUALITY PROTEIN: olfactory receptor 52J3-like (The sequence of the model RefSeq protein was modified relative to this genomic sequence to represent the inferred CDS: substituted 1 base at 1 genomic stop codon), whose translation MVYHGNRSTFHPATFFLVGIPGLEDIHMWISLPFCSVYLVALLGNATILLVIKAEQTLQEPMLYFLAILSTTDXALSTTCVPRMLGIFWFDAHEINFGACVAQMFLIHAFTGMEAEVLVAMAFDRYMAICNPLHYTNILTSRVLVGITMCIVIRPVLFTLPIIYLVYRLPFCQAHIIAHSYCEHMGIAKLSCGNICVNAIYGLFVVSLFLLNLVLIVISYVYILHAVFRLPSHDAQLKALSTCGSHVGVICVFYIPSVFSFLTHRFGHSIPHYIHILVANLYLVVPPSLNPIIYGVRTKWIRERMIYVLTKR comes from the coding sequence ATGGTATACCATGGCAACAGGAGCACTTTTCACCCAGCCACATTTTTTCTTGTTGGAATCCCAGGTCTGGAAGACATCCATATGTGGATCTCCCTGCCTTTCTGCTCTGTTTACCTTGTGGCTTTGCTGGGCAATGCTACCATTCTGCTAGTCATCAAGGCAGAACAGACTCTCCAGGAGCCCATGTTATACTTTCTGGCTATCCTTTCCACAACGGATTAGGCCCTTTCTACAACCTGTGTGCCTCGCATGCTGGGCATCTTCTGGTTTGATGCTCATGAGATTAACTTTGGAGCTTGTGTGGCCCAGATGTTTCTGATCCATGCCTTCACTGGCATGGAGGCTGAGGTCCTGGTGGCCATGGCCTTTGACCGTTACATGGCCATCTGCAATCCACTTCACTACACAAACATCTTGACATCCCGGGTGCTGGTGGGCATCACTATGTGCATTGTAATTCGTCCAGTTCTGTTTACACTCCCCATAATCTATCTCGTCTACCGTTTACCATTTTGTCAGGCTCATATAATAGCCCATTCCTATTGTGAGCACATGGGCATTGCAAAATTGTCCTGTGGAAACATCTGTGTCAATGCTATCTATGGACTCTTTGtggtctccctctttctcctgaaCCTGGTCCTTATTGTCATCTCATATGTTTACATTCTCCATGCTGTCTTCCGCCTCCCATCACATGATGCTCAGCTGAAAGCCCTAAGCACATGTGGCTCTCACGTTGGGGTCATTTGTGTTTTCTATATCCCCTCAGTCTTCTCTTTCCTTACTCATCGATTTGGACACAGCATTCCACATTACATTCACATTCTTGTTGCTAATCTCTATTTGGTTGTCCCACCCTCTCTCAACCCCATCATTTATGGGGTGAGGACCAAATGGATACGAGAGCGAATGATCTATGTACTTACTAAAAGATAA
- the LOC102118369 gene encoding olfactory receptor 51G2-like, protein MSVFNSSALYPRFLLMGFSGLESRYDLISLPIFLIYATSIAGNITILFIIRTESSLHQPMYYFLSMLAFTDLGLSTTTLPTMFSVFWFHVQEISFNACLVQMYCIHVFSIIESAVLLAMAFDRFIAIREPLRYAAILTNDVIIGIGLAIAGRALALVFPASFLLKKLQYHDVNILSYPFCLHQDLIKTTVSNRQVSSIYGLMVVICSMGLDSVLLLLSYVLILGTVLSIASKAERVRALNTCISHICAVLTFYTPMIGLSMIHRYGQNASPIVHVLMANVYLLVPPLMNPIVYSVKTKQIRDRILKKFKKHEV, encoded by the coding sequence ATGTCTGTCTTCAATAGTTCTGCCTTATACCCTCGCTTCCTCCTAATGGGCTTCTCAGGCCTTGAAAGCAGATATGACTTGATTTCCCTCCCCATCTTCTTGATTTATGCCACCTCAATTGCCGGGAACATTACCATCCTCTTCATTATCAGAACTGAGTCTTCCCTCCATCAACCAATGTATTACTTTTTGTCAATGCTGGCATTCACTGACCTGGGCCTATCTACCACTACCTTGCCTACCATGTTCAGTGTCTTCTGGTTCCATGTGCAGGAGATCTCCTTCAATGCTTGTCTGGTCCAAATGTACTGCATTCATGTTTTCTCAATTATCGAGTCAGCTGTACTCTTGGCTATGGCCTTTGACCGCTTTATAGCAATCCGAGAACCCTTGCGCTATGCAGCCATCCTAACCAATGATGTAATCATTGGGATTGGGTTGGCAATTGCTGGAAGGGCCTTGGCTCTGGTCTTTCCAGCTTCCTTCCTCTTGAAGAAGCTTCAATATCATGATGTCAATATTCTGTCCTACCCTTTCTGCCTGCACCAGGACCTCATAAAGACAACTGTATCCAACCGTCAAGTCAGCAGCATCTATGGCCTCATGGTGGTCATCTGTTCCATGGGACTTGATTCAGTGCTTCTCCTCCTATCCTATGTCCTCATCCTGGGCACAGTGTTGAGTATAGCCTCCAAGGCAGAGAGAGTGAGAGCCCTCAATACTTGCATCTCTCACATCTGTGCTGTACTCACCTTCTATACACCAATGATTGGGCTATCTATGATCCACCGCTATGGACAGAATGCTTCCCCAATTGTCCATGTGCTGATGGCCAATGTCTACTTGCTGGTTCCACCTCTTATGAACCCCATTGTCTACAGTGTTAAGACCAAGCAGATTCGTGACAGAATCCTCAAGAAATTCAAGAAACACGAAGTGTAG
- the LOC102118752 gene encoding LOW QUALITY PROTEIN: olfactory receptor 51L1-like (The sequence of the model RefSeq protein was modified relative to this genomic sequence to represent the inferred CDS: substituted 1 base at 1 genomic stop codon) produces MVDWNNSDAMEPIFILRGFPGLEYAHSWLSILFCLAYLVAFTGNVTILSVIWTESSLHQPMYYFISILAGNDLGMSLSTLPTMLAVLXLDAPEIQASACYAQLFFIHTFTFLESSVLLAMAFDRFVAICHPLHYPTILTNSVIGKIGLACLLRSLGVVLPTPLLLRHYQYCHGNALSHAFCLHQDVLRLSCTDARINNIYGLCVVIATPGVDSIFILLSYVLILNTVLGIASWEEQLKALNTCVSHICVVLIFFVPVIGVSMVHRFGKHPSPIVHVFMADIYLLLPPVLNPIVYSVRTKQIHLGILCKFVLRRRF; encoded by the coding sequence ATGGTAGACTGGAATAACAGTGATGCTATGGAGCCCATATTTATCTTGAGGGGTTTTCCTGGACTGGAGTATGCTCATTCTTGGCTCTCCATCCTCTTCTGTCTTGCATATTTGGTAGCATTTACGGGTAATGTTACCATCCTCTCTGTCATTTGGACAGAATCCTCACTCCATCAGCCCATGTATTACTTTATTTCTATCTTGGCAGGGAATGACCTGGGGATGTCCCTGTCTACACTTCCCACCATGCTTGCTGTGTTATGATTGGATGCTCCAGAGATTCAGGCAAGTGCTTGCTATGCTCAGCTGTTCTTCATCCACACATTCACATTCCTGGAGTCCTCAGTGTTGCTGGCCATGGCCTTTGACCGTTTTGTTGCTATCTGCCATCCACTGCATTACCCCACCatcctcaccaacagtgtaatTGGCAAAATTGGTTTGGCCTGTCTGCTGCGAAGCTTGGGAGTTGTACTTCCCACACCTTTGCTACTGAGACACTATCAATACTGCCATGGCAATGCCCTCTCTCATGCCTTCTGTTTGCACCAGGATGTTTTGAGATTATCCTGTACAGATGCCAGGATCAATAACATTTATGGGCTTTGTGTAGTCATTGCCACACCAGGTGTGGATTCAATCTTCATACTTCTTTCTTATGTTCTGATTCTTAATACTGTGCTGGGTATTGCATCTTGGGAAGAGCAGCTAAAGGCACTCAACACATGTGTATCCCATATCTGTGTGGTGCTCATCTTCTTTGTGCCAGTTATTGGGGTGTCAATGGTCCATCGCTTTGGGAAGCATCCATCTCCCATAGTCCACGTCTTCATGGCAGATATCTACCTTCTTCTTCCCCCAGTCCTTAACCCTATTGTCTATAGTGTCAGAACAAAGCAGATTCATTTAGGAATTCTCTGCAAATTTGTCCTAAGGAGGAGGTTTTAA